One Archangium violaceum genomic window, CTTCGACGTGAAGGGCGAGCTACTCGACAAGTTGAAGCCCGGCGTCGTCGCGGGCGTGTCCCTGTCGCCCACGGTGCAGCTCGGGGCCGGCATTCCATTGCTGGACCCGCGGCGCACCAACCCCTTCCGCTTCGTGCACATGGTGGTGATGGGCGAGTCGGAGGACGCGGCCGGCTTCGCCTCCACGCTGGAGAAGTTGCCCTCCATCGCGCCTCGCTTCGGTGCCGAGGTGAAGCCCTCGGACATCAACGGCCAGCGCGTCTACCTCACCTCGTACCGGCAGGGAGAGGGCGCGCACTTCGCCATGGTGGGCGACAAGGTGGTGCTCTCCGCGCCGCGGTCCCGCCTCGAGGCGGCGCTCACCCGGCTCCAGGGCCCCGCTGGCAACAGCCCCGTGGCCGAGGATCTGCGCGCGTCGCTCCAGGGCCCGGTGCTGAGCGCGGTGTTGGACCTGCGGCGCCTGTCCGATGCGGTGAAGGCGCTCCCCTCCGAGGCCTGGGGCATTGGCGGCTTCGCCATCAAGGCGACCACGGTGCGCTGGCTGGACGCGACGAATGACCTTCGCGCGGTGACGCTGGGCCTCTCCGAGAAGGAGAAGGCCCTGCAGGCCGAGCTCACCCTCTGGTTGGCACCCCAGTGATACGCGCACGCGACATCGTCAAACAGTACCGGGACGGGGATGGCACCGAGGTGCGCGTCCTCGATGGAGCCTCGCTCGACGTGGCGGACGGTGAGTTCGTCGCGGTGGTGGGACCCTCCGGCAGTGGAAAGTCCACGCTGCTGCACCTGCTGGGTGGCCTGGACGTGCACTACCAGGGCGACGTGGAGGTGGCCGGCGTGAAGCTGTCCGGCCTGAAGGACAAGGAGCTCGCGCGCTTCCGCAACCAGCACGTGGGCTTCGTCTTCCAGTCCTTCCACCTCATCCCCAACCTGTCCGCGGTGGAGAACGTGCTGATGCCCTCGCACTTCGGCCCCGCTTCCCCGGAGGCGCACAAGCGCGCCGAGTCCCTGCTCGACCGGGTGGGCCTGCTGGCCAAGAAGGATCGCACGCCGGTGCGGCTCTCCGGTGGCGAGCGCCAGCGTGTGGCCATCGCCCGCGCCCTCTTCACCGGTCCGCGGCTGCTCCTGTGTGACGAGCCCACCGGCAACCTCGATGCCGCCACGGGCGCCGGGGTCATCTCGCTCTTCCAGGAACTGCACCGCGAGGGCCTCACCCTGCTCACCGTCACCCACGAGGAGCGGATGAGCTCGGCGGCCCGGCGCGTGTTGCGCCTCAAGGAGGGCCGGCTCGTCGAGGAGCCCCGTCCCGCGCTGGCGGGAGGTGTGTCATGAGGCTGGCGGCGCTGTCCCGGCTGGTGCGGTTGAGCCTCGCGCGCGAGCGGCGGGGCGCGTTCTTCTCCGCCTTCGGCGTGGCCATGGGGGTGGGGGCGCTCGTCTTCTTCCTGGGCCTGGGCCTGGGCGTGGGCCGCGTCATCCGCGAGAAGATCTTCCCCAACGACGCGAGGCTGGTGGACGTGGTGCCTCCGGCGGTGTCGCTCGGCTCGTTCCTCGGTGGCGGCAAGCTGGACGCGGCCATGGTGGAGCGCCTCCAGGCGTTGCCGGACGTGGAGACGCTCTACCGGAAGATGAGCGTGCGTGTCCCCGCGGCGAGCCTCTACAACGGGGACTTCTTCGGCCGCAGGCTGCGCATGGGTGTGGACGTGCTCGCCGTGGGCGTGGACCCCGGCCTCGTCGAGGGCGACGTGCAGATGGGCAAGTTCGTCGATCCGGGGCCGGGCCAGCCGTTGCCGGTCCTCATCTCCACGCGGCTGTTGGAGATCTACAACAACACCTTCGCTCCGGCCCGGAAGCTGCCGAGGCTCGCGCCGGGGATGCTCGTTGGCTTCACCTTCCCGGTGGACTTCAACCGCTCCTACGTGGCCGCCCCTCAGCCGAACGCCCCGGTCATCTCGTCCCAGTTGCAGGTGGTGGGCGCGTCCGACCGGGCGCTGCTCGCGGGCGTCACCCTGCCGCTGGACACGGCCATCCGCCTCAACCGCGAGCTGGGCCAGGACGCGGACACGTTCACGGGTGTCACGCTGGTGGCCAGCAGCCCCGGCGCGGTGCCCGCCATCGTGGCCGCGGTGAAGGAGATGGGCCTGGAGATCGACGACCAGGAGCGGCGGCTCGCGGAGAACGTGGGCGCGGCGGTGACGCTCACCACGTCCGCGCTGGCGCTGCTGTCCATCCTCATCTGCGTGCTCGCGGCGGTGAACATCGCCCACGCGCTGAGCGCCTCGGTGCGCGCGCGGGCCAAGGAGATTGGCGTCATGCAGGCGGTGGGCGCCTCTCGCTCGGACGTGCGCAACATCGTCCTGGCCGAGGCGGGGGTGGTGGGGCTGATCGGGGGCTTCCTGGGCACCCTCGCGGCGCTCCTCCTCGCGCTGCTCATCGATCGGCTCGCGGCCTCCTACCTGCCGCAGTTCCCCTTCAAGCCCGAGAGCTTCTTCTCCTTCCCCTGGACCGTGGTGGTGGGCGGAGTGGTGCTCGGGCTGCTGGCCGCGGTGGCCGGGGCCTGGTTCCCCAGCCACAGGGCCGCCGCCACCGACCCCGCCCGAACGCTCGCCGGATGAAGCTGCCTTCGTTCAAGACGCTCCTCGCCAACATCGTCTGCCTGTTCACCCTCGCGTGGCTCTACGGAGGGGACCTGTGGGACTCCCTGCGCGCCCGGACCGCGGAGGTGTCCGCCTTCCTGGCGCCGCCTCCGCTGGTGTGGCCCGCCGTGGTGCTGGCCGCCACGGGCGTGGCGCTCGGGCTCGTCCTCTGGGGGCTGGTGCGTGGCCGCGCCGAGGGCTTCAAGGGCTACCGGTTGCTGCCCATCCTGTTGGTGAGCGCTCTCTTCTTCGACCTGGTGCTCGCCGAGGGGCAGGTTCCCCTGCTTCCCGAGGACGTGGCCTCCCTGGTGCTGGACCATTTCCAGGAGAAGGCCGCGGCGCTGGCCAACGGGAAGGCGGTTCCCTCGGAGCCGGCGGTGTTGAGACCCCTGCTCGACGAGCTCGCCCCGCCGCCATACCTGGTGAAGGGCGAGCGTGTGCCCGCCTGGTCGCTCCAGGTGCGTGAGCAGTGCCAGGGGCCCGTCCTGGAAGCTCCAGGACTGGCGGTGGGGACGGTCATCTACTGCGTGGCCCCGGGTCACGAGAAGGCCTGGGTGACCCTGGTTGGCCTCCCGGCGGGCGAGCGCTTCGGCCTCCCAGCGGTGTTCTCCGTCGAGGGACAGCCGCACGTGGCGGTCGTGCGGCCCGTACTCCGCGAGGGGAGTGGGATGGCGGAGCTCCCCTTCCAGGGGGGGATCGGGGCTCCGGCGCCCGTCGGGTCCGAGGAGTCCCTGGACGCCGGGGTGGTGGCGCCAGCCCCCACACCCTGAGCGGGGCAGGGGAGCCTTCTCGATGTGCGCAACTTCGCGCGGTTGACCCTGTGGAGGCGCGGTCGATAGGCTCGGCCATCCACCCCGAGCCACGTACGCCCGTGACGACCACTCAACCGAAGCGGCAACCCATCCCGTTTGGGAAATACCTTCTCCTCGACCGCATCAACATCGGCGGCATGGCGGAGGTGTGGCGCGGAAAGATGTTTGGAGCGGGAGGCTTCGAACGCCTCGTCGCCATCAAGCGCATCCTCCCGAACATCGCCGAGGACGACGAGTTCATCACGATGTTCATCGATGAGGCGAAGATCAGCGTCCAGCTGAACCACGCCAACATCGCGCAGATCTACGAGTTGGGGCAGATCTCCAACAGCTACTTCATCGCGATGGAGTACATCCCCGGCAAGGACATGCGGGCCATCTTCGACCGATGCCGGAAGAAGGGTGAGCCCGCTCCCGTCCCGCTGGTGGCCTTCGTGGTGTCCAAGATGTGCGAGGGGCTCGACTACGCCCACCGCAAGAAGGACAACATGGGGCGGGACCTGAACATCGTCCACCGCGACATCTCGCCGCAGAACGTCCTCATCTCCTTCGATGGCGAGGTCAAGGTCATCGACTTCGGCATCGCCAAGGCGGCGGGCAAGGCCACCAAGACGCAGGCCGGCATCCTCAAGGGCAAGTTCGGCTACATGAGCCCGGAGCAGATCCGCGGCCTGCCGCTGGACCGGCGCTCGGACATCTTCGCCATCGGCGTGTGCCTCTACGAGATGCTCACCGGCGAGCGGCTCTTCGTGGGCGACAGCGACTTCAGCGTGCTGGAGAAGGTGCGCAAGGCCGAGGTGGCCCCGCCCTCCACGTACAACCGCCGCATCCCCGAGACGCTGGAGAAGATCGTCCTCAAGGC contains:
- a CDS encoding ABC transporter ATP-binding protein, which encodes MIRARDIVKQYRDGDGTEVRVLDGASLDVADGEFVAVVGPSGSGKSTLLHLLGGLDVHYQGDVEVAGVKLSGLKDKELARFRNQHVGFVFQSFHLIPNLSAVENVLMPSHFGPASPEAHKRAESLLDRVGLLAKKDRTPVRLSGGERQRVAIARALFTGPRLLLCDEPTGNLDAATGAGVISLFQELHREGLTLLTVTHEERMSSAARRVLRLKEGRLVEEPRPALAGGVS
- a CDS encoding ABC transporter permease, yielding MRLAALSRLVRLSLARERRGAFFSAFGVAMGVGALVFFLGLGLGVGRVIREKIFPNDARLVDVVPPAVSLGSFLGGGKLDAAMVERLQALPDVETLYRKMSVRVPAASLYNGDFFGRRLRMGVDVLAVGVDPGLVEGDVQMGKFVDPGPGQPLPVLISTRLLEIYNNTFAPARKLPRLAPGMLVGFTFPVDFNRSYVAAPQPNAPVISSQLQVVGASDRALLAGVTLPLDTAIRLNRELGQDADTFTGVTLVASSPGAVPAIVAAVKEMGLEIDDQERRLAENVGAAVTLTTSALALLSILICVLAAVNIAHALSASVRARAKEIGVMQAVGASRSDVRNIVLAEAGVVGLIGGFLGTLAALLLALLIDRLAASYLPQFPFKPESFFSFPWTVVVGGVVLGLLAAVAGAWFPSHRAAATDPARTLAG